CCTGCTGATTGATGATGAGGTGATGAGCGGCTTCGGCCGGACAGGAAAATGGTTTGCGGTGGAACACTGGGGCGTTGCACCGGATATCATGACAATGGGGAAGGGCATCACATCTGGCTATGTGCCGCTGGGCGCCGTGATTGTGTCCAAACCCATTGCAGAGTACTTTGACAACCGGCGCCTCCCCATGGGATTGACGAATAACAGCCATCCGGTGTGTGTGGCGGCGGGTGTGGCGGCTATCGAGGCCTATCAGGCGGATGGCCTCATCGAGAATGCCCGTCACATGGGCAATATGTTGAAAGAGGGCCTCGAAGAGCTGAAGGAAAAGCATCCTTCCATCGGTGATGTCCGAAGCATCGGGTTGTTCGCCTGCATTGAGCTGGTGAAGGATCGCGAGACCAAGGAACCGCTCTCTCCCCTCCCCGGCCTGCCGCCCTCTGGTGATCCCATGTTGGCGGCCAAGCTGTCGTCGGAGATGAGGAAACGGGGCATGCACTGCTTTGCCAAGTGGAACTACATTTTCCCCATTCCGCCGCTGTGTGTTGGCCCTTCGGAGCTTCAAGAGGGCCTGGCAATACTGGACGAGGTGCTGGTGCTGGCGGATGAGATCGCGGCGCATTAGCGTCCGCGGAAAGGGCGAGGATGGCCGATGAGCCCAACGTATGACGTGATCATTATCGGTGGGGGGATGATAGGCCTCTCGACGGCGTATCATCTGGCGCGGCGCGGTGCGCGAACTTTACTGCTGGAAGCCGGCGAGTTAGGCGGAGGCACTTCCGCCGCCTGTTCCGGCCGCGCCCAGACCATCGAAGGTCATCTGGACCCGCTCAATCTGTACCTGGTACGGGCGGGGCTGGAGCGCCTCTCCACACTAGAAGAGGAGCTGGGCCATGCCTTCTCCTGGCGGATGGTAGGCTACTTCTGTCTGATCCCCTCTCCGCACCTCTGGGACACGTGGACCCAGCGCGCCCGCATCCTGAGCGAGAACGGCATCCCCACCGCGATGGTGGACCGGGAAGAGCTTCAGAGAGCGGAACCGCTCCTGAACACCGCCGGCCTGTTGGGCGCCGCCTATGGCCAGGAAGGGCTTCTCAATCCCTTTCATTTCTGCTGGGCCTATGCCCAGGCGGCCCGCCGGCTCGGTGCGGATATCCGCGCCGGCACGCCGGTGGTCGGGATGAAAGCCGCCGGCGGGCGCGTGGTCAGCGTGGAGACGCCGGCCGAACGCTTTTCCGCCGGCCGGGTGATGGTGGCGGCCGGCGCCTGGACGCCGAAACTGCTGGCGATGATCGGGGAAACCGTGCCCATTCATTTTACCCATGCCGAGGCCTTTATCACCGAACGCGTGCCGATGGCCCTGCGGAACACCATCGGCATGGCCGATTTTTATGAGCAAATCCACGGTAAGCAGAGGGCCGTTTCGGTCGGGTTCTCTGTAGAGCCGGACGGCGCGCTGTTGGTGACCGAGGCGGTGACCCGCACGGACACCATCCGTCGAGGGTGTTCGGTTTGGGGGGTGGCCGGCATGGCCGCACATCTGCTGGCGCTCTACCCAGGTTTGCACAGGGTGCGTGTCCTGCGGGGGTGGGGTGTGCCGACCGCTTTCACGCCGGACGATGAGCCGGTGGTCGGCCCAATGCCGGGCTGGGAGAACCTGTTCGTGTACGGCGCATGTCTGCAGACCATTTCGACGATACCGGTGCTGAGCGATTGGGTGGCCGGCATGATGCTCGGCGAGGAGCCGCCGATGGACCTTTCGCTGTACTCGCCGGCGCGCTTTGCCCGGGCGGCGTGAGGAGGCAGAGGGATCATGGATATCGTGCGGGTAGTGGTGGATGGGCGCGAGGTGGAGGCGCCGGCCGGCCAGACCATTGCCGCCCTGCTCGTCTCCCTGGGCTACCGCTCTTTCAACCGCTCGAAGGTGTTGGGAAGCCGGCGCGGGCTGTTCTGCGGACAAGGGATCTGCTTCGAATGTGAGGTTACCCTCGGCGATGGGGAGAAGGTGCGCGCCTGTGTGACGCCTGTTGAGCCGGGTATGGTGATTCGCACGGACCAGGCGAAGGAGGCGTGAGCATGGGCGGAGGGACGCGCTGGGACACCATCGTGATTGGGGCGGGGCCGGCCGGCATGGCGGCCGCGCTCGAACTCGCCAGGCTGGGCCTGTCCGCCCTGGTCATCGATGCCGCGCCACTGCCAGGAGGGCAGTATTTCAAGCAGTCCACCCTGCGGGCGAAGCCGGCACCGTCGGAAGAGGGACGCTCGCTCATCGCGGCGTTTGCGCACGCGGAGCTGGGCCGGCTGATGGACACCCAGGTGTGGGGGATCACACCGGAACCTGATGGATTTGAGGTGGCCGTATACCGGAGGAGCGGCGGGGAGCGCCGGCTGTGGGCGCGGACATTGATCATCGCCACCGGCGCCTATGACCGGCCGGTGCCCTTCCCGGGCTGGGATTTGCCCGGCGTGATGATGGCCGGCGGCGCGCTGACCATGATCAAGCATCAGGGGGTACTGCCGGGCCGGCGAGTGCTCCTGTGCGGGACTGGCCCTCTGCAGTGGGTCCTAGCACGCCATCTGCTGGAGGGCGGCGCACAAGTGGTGGGGGTTGTGGACGCGGCGCCTTTTCCATGGAAGGCTTTGCGCCGGCTGACGGCGCTGATGGGCCAAGGGGAGCGCATGCGGGAAGGGCTGGGCGCATGGGCGGCCATCCTGCGGGCCGGCGTCCCCGTGCACTGGGGCAAGATCATATTGCGGGCCGAGGGAGCCGATGGGGTGGAAAGGGCCGTGATCGGCTGGCCGAATGGGACTCCCACGCACTCCTTTGCGGTGGACACGGTCTGCCTGGGCTATGGGTTCCAGCCCTTCAACCATCTTGCGCGCATGATCGGGTGCGAGCACCGCTATGTCGCGCCGTTGGGGGGATGGGTTCCTCTACGGGATGATTGGTGCGAGACGACGCTGTCGGGCGTGTTCGTGGCCGGCGACGCCGCCGGCATTCAGGGGAAGGATGTGGCCCTGCTGGAGGGGAAGCTGGCAGGATGGGGCGCCGCGCGCCGCCTGGGCGTGGATGTAGCGGATGACCAGGTGAAGGCGCTGGGCGCGAAACTGCGCCGGCAGAGGGCTATGGCGCAGTTCCTCTCCTACGTGTTCCCCTATCCGTTTGACAGCGTCCCCTTTCCGGTGGAAGATGATACCATCCTTTGCCGCTGTGAGGAGGTGCGGGTGGGGGACGTCCGGCGCATCGTGCGCGAAGGTGCGAGCACCTTGCGCATGGTGCGCATGCTGACGCGCGCCGGCATGGGCCTCTGTCAAGGGCGGACCTGTGCTGATCTGGTGTGCCATCTCCTGGCGCAGGAGACCGGGACGCCGGTGGCCGATATCGCCGGCCCCAGGGTAAGTCTCCCGCTGTTTCCCATTCCACTGCACGGCGTGATCGGAGAGGATACCCATGTTCGTGGTGAGAATTGACCTGCATACCAACCGCGTCGTTCGCGAAGAGGTGGAAGACGTCTTGAGCGCCGGCCGGCACTTTATCGCCCGCATGTTGAGCGATGAATGTGACCCCGGTACGGACCCCCTGGGGCCCGAGAACCCGCTGATCTTCACCAACGGCCCCTTCGCCGGCTGGCCGATCTCCTCGGCTGGCCGGCTGTCGGTGGGCGGGAAAAGCCCGCTGACCGGCGGCATCAAGGAGAGCAATGCCGGCGGCGAACTGGCCAACGCGCTGGCCGGGCTGGACTGCCGCGCGGTCATCCTGTACGGCGCGCTGGCGGAACCCGGCATCGTGGTGATGGACGGGGCGGATGCAGTGCGCATCCTGCCGGCGGACGCGTACTGGGGGCTGGATACCGAAGAATGTGTGCGGCGGTTGAACGCCGAATACGGCGATGGTTATGCCATGGCCGTGATCGGGCCGGCCGGCGAGATGCAACTGCCGGCCTCCGCCATCTGCGTGACCGATGCCCGCGGACAGCCTTTCCGTTTCGCCGCCCGCGGTGGGCTGGCCGCGGTCATGGGCAGTAAACGGCTGAAGGCCCTCCTGGTGCGAAGGCAAAAGCGTCCTCTGCCGGCCGATCCAGCGTTTCTGCCGGCGGTGCGCGCGCTTCACAAGGCCATCGGGCAAAACCCGCGCGTCGAGACCCTGCGCAAGTATGGGACGGCCTCCACGGTCATGTTGACCCAATCGTGGGGCGGCTTGCCGACGCGCAACTTCCGACAGGGCACTTTCGAGCGCGCCGAGGCAATCTCCGGCGAGGCCGTTTACCGGCTGATCACCACCCGCGGCGGGGAAGGGACGCCCACAGAGGCCTGCATGGGCGTCTGCATGATTCAGTGCTCCAACATTTACCCTGATGCGGAGGGCCGCCGGCTGGTCGGGAAGATCGAGTACGAGACGCTGGCCATGTGCGGATCGAACCTGGGCATTGGCGATCCGGATACGATTGCGCGCATCAATCAGCGCTGTAACGCGCTGGGCCTGGATACCATTGAGATGGGCACGGCCCTGGGCGTGGCGGCGGAGGCCGGCCTGATGGAGTTCGGCGACGGCGAGCGCGCGCTGGAACTGCTGGAGGAGGTGGCGCGGGGGACGCCGCTGGGCCGGCTGTTGGGCCAGGGCTGTGCGGTGCTGGGCCGGGTGCTGGGGGTCGAACGGGTGCCGGCCGTGAAAGGGCAGGGCATGCCGGCGTATGACCCGCGCGCCATTAAGGGCACGGGCGTCACCTTCGCCACATCGCCGATGGGGGCGGACCACACCGCCGGCCTGACGGTCTTTGCCCGTGTGGATCACCACGCGGCGGAGGGCCAGGTGGAGCTGTCGCGCCAGGCGCAGATTGACCGCGCCGCGTTCGACGCGCTGGGCCTGTGCGCCTTCTTGATGGGATCGACCGCCGGCCGGCCGGAGCTTCTGCTGGACATCCTGCGCGCCGGCTATGGGGTGGAGTGGGGGCCGGAGTGGCTAAATGAGCTGG
The window above is part of the Anaerolineae bacterium genome. Proteins encoded here:
- a CDS encoding (2Fe-2S)-binding protein; the protein is MDIVRVVVDGREVEAPAGQTIAALLVSLGYRSFNRSKVLGSRRGLFCGQGICFECEVTLGDGEKVRACVTPVEPGMVIRTDQAKEA
- a CDS encoding FAD-dependent oxidoreductase, coding for MGGGTRWDTIVIGAGPAGMAAALELARLGLSALVIDAAPLPGGQYFKQSTLRAKPAPSEEGRSLIAAFAHAELGRLMDTQVWGITPEPDGFEVAVYRRSGGERRLWARTLIIATGAYDRPVPFPGWDLPGVMMAGGALTMIKHQGVLPGRRVLLCGTGPLQWVLARHLLEGGAQVVGVVDAAPFPWKALRRLTALMGQGERMREGLGAWAAILRAGVPVHWGKIILRAEGADGVERAVIGWPNGTPTHSFAVDTVCLGYGFQPFNHLARMIGCEHRYVAPLGGWVPLRDDWCETTLSGVFVAGDAAGIQGKDVALLEGKLAGWGAARRLGVDVADDQVKALGAKLRRQRAMAQFLSYVFPYPFDSVPFPVEDDTILCRCEEVRVGDVRRIVREGASTLRMVRMLTRAGMGLCQGRTCADLVCHLLAQETGTPVADIAGPRVSLPLFPIPLHGVIGEDTHVRGEN
- a CDS encoding aldehyde ferredoxin oxidoreductase, translating into MFVVRIDLHTNRVVREEVEDVLSAGRHFIARMLSDECDPGTDPLGPENPLIFTNGPFAGWPISSAGRLSVGGKSPLTGGIKESNAGGELANALAGLDCRAVILYGALAEPGIVVMDGADAVRILPADAYWGLDTEECVRRLNAEYGDGYAMAVIGPAGEMQLPASAICVTDARGQPFRFAARGGLAAVMGSKRLKALLVRRQKRPLPADPAFLPAVRALHKAIGQNPRVETLRKYGTASTVMLTQSWGGLPTRNFRQGTFERAEAISGEAVYRLITTRGGEGTPTEACMGVCMIQCSNIYPDAEGRRLVGKIEYETLAMCGSNLGIGDPDTIARINQRCNALGLDTIEMGTALGVAAEAGLMEFGDGERALELLEEVARGTPLGRLLGQGCAVLGRVLGVERVPAVKGQGMPAYDPRAIKGTGVTFATSPMGADHTAGLTVFARVDHHAAEGQVELSRQAQIDRAAFDALGLCAFLMGSTAGRPELLLDILRAGYGVEWGPEWLNELGRQVIEMERAFNLRAGITPAVDRLPAFFEREPLPPHGETFDIPPDALRNIWST
- a CDS encoding FAD-binding oxidoreductase, coding for MSPTYDVIIIGGGMIGLSTAYHLARRGARTLLLEAGELGGGTSAACSGRAQTIEGHLDPLNLYLVRAGLERLSTLEEELGHAFSWRMVGYFCLIPSPHLWDTWTQRARILSENGIPTAMVDREELQRAEPLLNTAGLLGAAYGQEGLLNPFHFCWAYAQAARRLGADIRAGTPVVGMKAAGGRVVSVETPAERFSAGRVMVAAGAWTPKLLAMIGETVPIHFTHAEAFITERVPMALRNTIGMADFYEQIHGKQRAVSVGFSVEPDGALLVTEAVTRTDTIRRGCSVWGVAGMAAHLLALYPGLHRVRVLRGWGVPTAFTPDDEPVVGPMPGWENLFVYGACLQTISTIPVLSDWVAGMMLGEEPPMDLSLYSPARFARAA